The following are encoded together in the Lactuca sativa cultivar Salinas chromosome 1, Lsat_Salinas_v11, whole genome shotgun sequence genome:
- the LOC111909577 gene encoding late embryogenesis abundant protein Dc3: MASHDQQYRAGEVKGRTEEKTGQMMGTMRDKAQQGKDKTSDTAGAAWNRTKESTDQTGSYVSDKAGAARDKASEMGQATKDKASQIGQATKDKASDTAQWTKETAESGKEKTGGVMQRTGEQVKNMAQGAADAVKSTLGFGENEGGDKHTTGTTGGLDTTTTTTRRTNY, from the coding sequence ATGGCGTCTCACGATCAGCAGTACAGAGCCGGCGAAGTCAAAGGCCGAACCGAGGAGAAGACCGGTCAGATGATGGGGACAATGAGGGACAAGGCGCAGCAAGGGAAAGACAAGACGTCCGACACGGCGGGAGCCGCCTGGAACCGGACCAAAGAGTCCACAGACCAGACCGGAAGCTACGTGTCAGATAAGGCCGGAGCTGCGAGGGACAAAGCGTCGGAAATGGGTCAAGCCACCAAGGACAAGGCGTCGCAGATTGGTCAAGCCACCAAGGACAAAGCCTCGGATACAGCACAGTGGACTAAAGAAACTGCTGAGAGTGGAAAAGAGAAGACCGGAGGGGTGATGCAGAGGACTGGAGAGCAGGTGAAGAATATGGCTCAAGGTGCTGCGGATGCTGTGAAGAGTACTCTTGGATTCGGGGAGAATGAAGGTGGTGATAAGCACACCACTGGCACTACCGGTGGCCTTgatactaccaccaccaccacccggaGGACCAACTACTAG